From Antennarius striatus isolate MH-2024 chromosome 9, ASM4005453v1, whole genome shotgun sequence, one genomic window encodes:
- the zbtb7b gene encoding zinc finger and BTB domain-containing protein 7B: protein MSPGEDGLIGIPFPEHSSELLSHLNDQRRAGLLCDLTLMSRGARYPTHRSVMAAVSLYFRQLFGAEEGNGEVGGGFSVCQLDCVAPDALDALLEFAYTATLTIPSSGMRDVLRGAQLLGIQCVADACRDILGEAAESEGETTEVQRVQNTAIEKITQEKIGIMKASRRKTDKKKVKKVRLHPNGSSALKPPPVSLISQTSPTSDSFHSLPSTQPPSPEEEEICHLSGQNGDPRAIRDPGRGATLNGGLLDWLHQRPHIAHPPPVQHLNDKLSEDDDMEGFVDDGILLGNTSIPTSVADQGEVASVGVGGGRKRKSQTPQQCPVCQKIIHGAGKLPRHMRTHTGEKPFQCSACGVRFTRNDKLKIHMRKHTGERPYPCPHCPARFLHSYDLKNHLSLHSGARPFECPLCHKAFAREDHLQRHRKGHSCLEMRTRRPRRGPEHGEDVRGDGSGREQANPLEALSLQAHSSVFLPPAVLDGVSRSGPPLMFPADIERERSLALQALAQLGPRTLANYPELFLRGLELRGAREMQGEDPGGIHSPASQRDQWREEVEEEVEEAE from the exons ATGTCTCCAGGAGAGGACGGCCTGATTGGGATCCCCTTCCCGGAGCACAGCAGTGAGCTCTTGTCTCACCTGAATGACCAGAGGAGGGCAGGGCTCCTGTGTGACCTCACTCTGATGTCCCGGGGGGCACGCTACCCGACTCACCGCTCCGTCATGGCTGCCGTCAGTCTCTACTTCCGCCAGCTATTTGGGGCAGAGGAGGGGAACGGCGAAGTTGGAGGAGGTTTCAGCGTTTGCCAACTTGACTGCGTAGCACCCGACGCTCTGGACGCCTTGCTGGAGTTTGCCTACACCGCCACCCTGACCATACCCAGCTCTGGGATGAGGGATGTGCTGCGAGGAGCTCAGCTTCTGGGCATCCAGTGTGTGGCAGATGCATGCAGGGACATCCTGGGTGAGGCAGCAGAATCAGAGGGGGAGACGACAGAGGTGCAGAGGGTCCAAAACACAGCGATTGAAAAAATTACACAGGAAAAGATTGGGATAATGAAAGCGTCCCGAAGAAAAACGGACAAAAAGAAGGTGAAAAAAGTCAGGTTGCATCCGAATGGCTCTTCCGCTTTGAAGCCCCCGCCTGTTTCTCTCATCTCGCAGACTTCCCCTACATCTGACAGCTTCCACTCACTCCCATCTACCCAACCCCCCAGtccagaagaagaggagatctGCCACCTATCTGGGCAGAACGGAGATCCCAGGGCCATCAGAGACCCAGGAAGAGGCGCGACACTAAACGGGGGACTCCTCGACTGGCTCCATCAGCGCCCACACATAGCCCACCCACCTCCTGTCCAACACTTGAATGACAAGCTGTCAGAGGATGACGACATGGAGGGTTTTGTCGATGATGGCATTCTGTTGGGAAACACTTCGATACCTACCTCTGTAGCAGATCAAGGAGAGGTTGCGTCAGTGGGAGTGGGAGgcggcaggaagaggaagtctcAGACCCCCCAGCAGTGTCCTGTTTGTCAGAAAATCATCCATGGAGCAGGAAAACTGCCGCGACACATGAggacacacactggagagaagccgTTCCAGTGCTCTGCATGCGGAGTCCGTTTCACCCG GAATGACAAATTGAAGATCCACATGAGGAAACACACCGGCGAGCGCCCCTACCCCTGCCCACACTGCCCCGCTCGGTTTCTCCACTCATACGACCTCAAAAACCACTTGTCCCTCCACAGTGGGGCCAGGCCCTTCGAGTGTCCGCTCTGCCACAAGGCGTTTGCCCGAGAGGACCACCTCCAGCGCCATCGCAAGGGACACAGTTGCCTGGAGATGCGCACGCGGAGGCCTCGACGTGGGCCTGAGCATGGGGAAGATGTGAGAGGGGATGGAAGCGGGAGGGAGCAGGCCAACCCTCTGGAGGCTCTGTCTTTACAGGCTCACTCATCTGTGTTCCTGCCCCCTGCAGTGCTGGATGGTGTGAGTAGGTCTGGCCCTCCTCTGATGTTTCCAGCTGACATTGAGAGGGAGCGGTCCCTCGCCCTTCAGGCTTTGGCTCAGCTAGGACCTCGCACGCTGGCCAACTACCCTGAGCTCTTTTTACGGGGTCTGGAGCTCCGAGGAGCCAGAGAGATGCAGGGAGAAGATCCAGGAGGAATCCATTCCCCAGCTTCACAGCGCGACCAATGgagagaggaagtggaggaggaagtggaggaagcAGAATAG
- the khdc4 gene encoding KH homology domain-containing protein 4 isoform X2 produces the protein MSFCGTHNSGRRSKWDQPGPGSGMGEAEAAPTGALDAAAAVAAKINAMLVAKGKLKPSQIGTPGPPDKAIGVGKPSVPTKAKDDLVVAEVEINDVPITCRNLLTRGQTQDEISKVSGAAVSTRGRYMAGEEKGKALPGDRPLYLHVQGQTRELVDKAVNRIKEIITNGVVKAATASSSPSSFSPSGTSVTIYQQHNPPPPSLPPMTHHKPHIQSGMHYVQDKVFVGLEHTIPGFGVKERVEGPGCSYLQHIQAETGAKVFLRGKGSGCLEPASGREAFEPMYIYISHPKPEGLAAAKTLCENLLQTVHAEYSRFLSQMSTMMPTQQGFAPPPVVNGMPPQPPYYPPAGYQPGYSMPAPPPQPQPVPPPYTVPPPIPPTAPAGVPPQYTLPPVHAPAPAPAPVPTPVTAPTLAPAPAPCTMPQTAPPVLFPLPAAAPLKAPPATAPAHPPQKRRFTEEVPDERNSGLLGYQHGPIHMTNLGAGFSVGSPETTGPPPPSSSGPPSERNRQLMPPPQLPVNGVRPKMEERRAPQGHVEPAVKRLKTGLVAYSGDSSDEDDDHSNSKASAPGNAGSVPPTSTSSGWTQGYRCPPQPPPRSKTQPQSMPFWMAP, from the exons ATGTCATTTTGTGGAACACACAACAGCGG cCGCCGCAGCAAATGGGACCAGCCGGGCCCTGGTTCTGGGATGGGGGAGGCGGAAGCTGCGCCCACCGGGGCTCtggatgctgctgcagctgtaGCTGCCAAGATCAATGCCATGCTAGTGGCCAAGGGGAAACTCAAACCGTCACAGATAGGAACCCCGGGACCACCTGATAAA GCTATTGGTGTTGGGAAGCCTTCAGTGCCAACAAAGGCCAAGGATGACTTGGTTGTAGCTGAGGTTGAGATCAACGACGTCCCTATCACCTGTCGAAACCTCCTGACACGAGGACAAACGCAGGATGAA ATCAGTAAAGTGAGTGGTGCTGCGGTTTCAACCAGAGGCCGTTACAtggcaggagaggagaagggCAAAGCTCTACCAGG GGATCGTCCCCTTTATCTGCATGTCCAAGGACAGACGAGAGAGCTTGTTGACA AGGCAGTAAATAGAATCAAGGAGATCATCACTAATGGTGTGGTGAAGGCTGCAACTGCCTCGTCATCTCCTTCGTCCTTTTCTCCTAGTGGTACTTCAGTCACAATTTACCAGCAACACAACCCACCTCCACCCTCACTGCCCCCCATGACTCACCACAAGCCACACATTCAGTCTGGG ATGCATTATGTTCAAGATAAAGTCTTTGTGGGCCTCGAGCACACTATCCCAGGGTTTGGGGTCAAAGAGCGGGTCGAGGGCCCTGGCTGCTCATATTTGCAACACATCCAAGCTGAGACCGGGGCCAAAGTCTTCCTTAGAGGAAAGGGATCCGGCTGTTTGGAACCTGCCTCTGGTCGAGAGGCCTTTGAACCCATGTATATCTACATAAG TCATCCTAAACCAGAAGGGCTGGCAGCAGCAAAAACCTTGTGTGAGAACCTGCTTCAGACA GTCCATGCAGAGTACTCTCGCTTCCTAAGTCAAATGAGCACAATGATGCCAACACAACAAG ggTTTGCACCTCCTCCAGTGGTGAATGGGATGCCTCCCCAGCCTCCTTACTACCCCCCTGCTGGATATCAGCCAGGCTATTCCATGCCTGCACCACCACCTCAGCCACAACCTGTCCCTCCACCTTACACTGTCCCACCTCCTATACCTCCCACAGCACCTGCAGGTGTTCCTCCTCAGTATACCCTGCCCCCCGTTCacgctcctgctcctgctccggCTCCTGTTCCGACTCCCGTTACAGCTCCGACTCTTGCACCTGCTCCTGCTCCATGCACCATGCCACAG ACCGCTCCTCCTGTACTTTTTCCTTTACCAGCTGCAGCGCCGCTCAAAGCTCCGCCTGCCACTGCCCCAGCCCACCCACCACAGAAAAGACGCTTCACAGAGGAAGTCCCAGATGAGAGGAACAGTGGCCTGCTGGGATATcag CATGGACCCATTCATATGACTAATTTAGGTGCAGGCTTCTCAGTGGGCAGCCCAGAGACTACAGGACCCCCACCACCGAGTTCCTCTGGCCCACCAAGTGAGAGGAACAG GCAGTTAATGCCTCCACCTCAGTTGCCTGTGAATGGAGTGAGACCgaagatggaggagagaagggCACCGCAAGGCCACGTGG AGCCTGCAGTGAAGAGATTGAAAACTGGTTTAGTGGCATATTCTGGTGACTcctctgatgaagatgatgaccaCTCAAATTCCAAAGCCTCAGCGCCAGGTAACGCTGGGTCAGTTCCccctacctccacctcctcaggCTGGACACAGGGCTATCGCTGCCCTCCACAACCGCCGCCTCGCTCTAAAACACAACCTCAGTCTATGCCTTTCTGGATGGCACcttaa
- the khdc4 gene encoding KH homology domain-containing protein 4 isoform X1 has product MSFCGTHNSGRRSKWDQPGPGSGMGEAEAAPTGALDAAAAVAAKINAMLVAKGKLKPSQIGTPGPPDKAIGVGKPSVPTKAKDDLVVAEVEINDVPITCRNLLTRGQTQDEISKVSGAAVSTRGRYMAGEEKGKALPGDRPLYLHVQGQTRELVDKAVNRIKEIITNGVVKAATASSSPSSFSPSGTSVTIYQQHNPPPPSLPPMTHHKPHIQSGMHYVQDKVFVGLEHTIPGFGVKERVEGPGCSYLQHIQAETGAKVFLRGKGSGCLEPASGREAFEPMYIYISHPKPEGLAAAKTLCENLLQTVHAEYSRFLSQMSTMMPTQQGFAPPPVVNGMPPQPPYYPPAGYQPGYSMPAPPPQPQPVPPPYTVPPPIPPTAPAGVPPQYTLPPVHAPAPAPAPVPTPVTAPTLAPAPAPCTMPQTAPPVLFPLPAAAPLKAPPATAPAHPPQKRRFTEEVPDERNSGLLGYQHGPIHMTNLGAGFSVGSPETTGPPPPSSSGPPSERNSRQLMPPPQLPVNGVRPKMEERRAPQGHVEPAVKRLKTGLVAYSGDSSDEDDDHSNSKASAPGNAGSVPPTSTSSGWTQGYRCPPQPPPRSKTQPQSMPFWMAP; this is encoded by the exons ATGTCATTTTGTGGAACACACAACAGCGG cCGCCGCAGCAAATGGGACCAGCCGGGCCCTGGTTCTGGGATGGGGGAGGCGGAAGCTGCGCCCACCGGGGCTCtggatgctgctgcagctgtaGCTGCCAAGATCAATGCCATGCTAGTGGCCAAGGGGAAACTCAAACCGTCACAGATAGGAACCCCGGGACCACCTGATAAA GCTATTGGTGTTGGGAAGCCTTCAGTGCCAACAAAGGCCAAGGATGACTTGGTTGTAGCTGAGGTTGAGATCAACGACGTCCCTATCACCTGTCGAAACCTCCTGACACGAGGACAAACGCAGGATGAA ATCAGTAAAGTGAGTGGTGCTGCGGTTTCAACCAGAGGCCGTTACAtggcaggagaggagaagggCAAAGCTCTACCAGG GGATCGTCCCCTTTATCTGCATGTCCAAGGACAGACGAGAGAGCTTGTTGACA AGGCAGTAAATAGAATCAAGGAGATCATCACTAATGGTGTGGTGAAGGCTGCAACTGCCTCGTCATCTCCTTCGTCCTTTTCTCCTAGTGGTACTTCAGTCACAATTTACCAGCAACACAACCCACCTCCACCCTCACTGCCCCCCATGACTCACCACAAGCCACACATTCAGTCTGGG ATGCATTATGTTCAAGATAAAGTCTTTGTGGGCCTCGAGCACACTATCCCAGGGTTTGGGGTCAAAGAGCGGGTCGAGGGCCCTGGCTGCTCATATTTGCAACACATCCAAGCTGAGACCGGGGCCAAAGTCTTCCTTAGAGGAAAGGGATCCGGCTGTTTGGAACCTGCCTCTGGTCGAGAGGCCTTTGAACCCATGTATATCTACATAAG TCATCCTAAACCAGAAGGGCTGGCAGCAGCAAAAACCTTGTGTGAGAACCTGCTTCAGACA GTCCATGCAGAGTACTCTCGCTTCCTAAGTCAAATGAGCACAATGATGCCAACACAACAAG ggTTTGCACCTCCTCCAGTGGTGAATGGGATGCCTCCCCAGCCTCCTTACTACCCCCCTGCTGGATATCAGCCAGGCTATTCCATGCCTGCACCACCACCTCAGCCACAACCTGTCCCTCCACCTTACACTGTCCCACCTCCTATACCTCCCACAGCACCTGCAGGTGTTCCTCCTCAGTATACCCTGCCCCCCGTTCacgctcctgctcctgctccggCTCCTGTTCCGACTCCCGTTACAGCTCCGACTCTTGCACCTGCTCCTGCTCCATGCACCATGCCACAG ACCGCTCCTCCTGTACTTTTTCCTTTACCAGCTGCAGCGCCGCTCAAAGCTCCGCCTGCCACTGCCCCAGCCCACCCACCACAGAAAAGACGCTTCACAGAGGAAGTCCCAGATGAGAGGAACAGTGGCCTGCTGGGATATcag CATGGACCCATTCATATGACTAATTTAGGTGCAGGCTTCTCAGTGGGCAGCCCAGAGACTACAGGACCCCCACCACCGAGTTCCTCTGGCCCACCAAGTGAGAGGAACAG TAGGCAGTTAATGCCTCCACCTCAGTTGCCTGTGAATGGAGTGAGACCgaagatggaggagagaagggCACCGCAAGGCCACGTGG AGCCTGCAGTGAAGAGATTGAAAACTGGTTTAGTGGCATATTCTGGTGACTcctctgatgaagatgatgaccaCTCAAATTCCAAAGCCTCAGCGCCAGGTAACGCTGGGTCAGTTCCccctacctccacctcctcaggCTGGACACAGGGCTATCGCTGCCCTCCACAACCGCCGCCTCGCTCTAAAACACAACCTCAGTCTATGCCTTTCTGGATGGCACcttaa
- the uts2r3 gene encoding urotensin-2 receptor isoform X1: MDLSGSLPPPSPYTFPNISMPSSSPSISPSPSLVSTALFCCLLSLLSLLGITGNLYTLGLLLRRRRRRRRHRTGPVCCPVRIPVPSCLANSSSPSSSPTSSPSSSLHLQVLSLALADLLYLFTAPFIVYDSLASGWAFGELGCRLLLSLDLLTMHASIFTLTAMSLDRYRAVAHPLHTSSSNSSGLLRVGLAWGLAVALSLPMMITLHLEDGENKEGQLCVPAWDEQSSKAYLSVLFCTSILGPGLAIGALYATLGRLYWVSQTRPAWANGSSSACTPRAPKPKVLLLILGIVLTFWACFLPFWIWQLLPLYQPDILRTVPVGTQVTVNRILTGLTYGNSCVNPFFYTLLTGKQRRNRQTLTSAKQLCRKSSPL, from the coding sequence ATGGATCTCTCAGGATCTTTACCTCCACCTTCCCCCTACACCTTCCCGAACATCTCTatgccctcctcctctccttctatctctccctctccaagCCTGGTATCCACAGCTCTCTTCTGTTgcctcctttctctcctctccttgcTGGGCATCACAGGAAACCTGTACACTCTGGGCCTCCTCTTAAGacgaaggagaagaaggagaagacacAGAACAGGACCAGTTTGCTGCCCAGTGAGAATACCTGTGCCATCCTGCCTTGCCaactcctcctccccttcctcctcccccacttcctcaccttcctcctctcttcacctCCAGGTGCTGAGCCTTGCTCTTGCTGATCTGCTTTACCTTTTTACCGCTCCCTTCATTGTTTACGACAGCCTGGCGTCTGGTTGGGCCTTCGGTGAGCTGGGCTGCCGCCTCCTTTTGAGCCTCGacctcctcaccatgcatgccTCCATTTTCACTCTGACCGCCATGAGTCTGGATCGTTACAGGGCTGTGGCCCATCCTCTGCACACCTCCTCCTCTAACTCCTCTGGCCTGCTCCGTGTAGGCCTGGCCTGGGGGCTCGCCGTGGCCCTTAGTCTGccaatgatgatcacattgcaCCTGGAGGATGGGGAGAACAAGGAGGGCCAGCTGTGTGTCCCAGCTTGGGATGAGCAGAGCTCCAAAGCCTACTTGAGTGTGCTGTTCTGCACCAGCATTCTTGGTCCTGGACTGGCCATTGGAGCCCTGTACGCTACACTAGGTCGGCTTTACTGGGTGTCCCAGACCAGACCAGCATGGGCAAATGGGAGCAGCAGTGCTTGTACTCCACGTGCACCGAAACCCAAGGTCTTGCTCCTCATCCTCGGTATTGTCCTGACATTCTGGGCCTGCTTCCTCCCATTCTGGATCTGGCAGCTGCTGCCACTCTACCAGCCAGACATTCTGAGGACAGTACCGGTAGGGACGCAGGTAACGGTCAATCGTATTCTCACTGGACTGACTTATGGAAACTCCTGTGTAAATCCTTTCTTTTACACGCTATTAACTGGAAAACAAAGACGCAACCGgcaaacattgacatcagcaaaacaGCTTTGCCGCAAGAGCAGTCCACTGTAG
- the uts2r3 gene encoding urotensin-2 receptor isoform X2, giving the protein MDLSGSLPPPSPYTFPNISMPSSSPSISPSPSLVSTALFCCLLSLLSLLGITGNLYTLGLLLRRRRRRRRHRTGPVCCPVLSLALADLLYLFTAPFIVYDSLASGWAFGELGCRLLLSLDLLTMHASIFTLTAMSLDRYRAVAHPLHTSSSNSSGLLRVGLAWGLAVALSLPMMITLHLEDGENKEGQLCVPAWDEQSSKAYLSVLFCTSILGPGLAIGALYATLGRLYWVSQTRPAWANGSSSACTPRAPKPKVLLLILGIVLTFWACFLPFWIWQLLPLYQPDILRTVPVGTQVTVNRILTGLTYGNSCVNPFFYTLLTGKQRRNRQTLTSAKQLCRKSSPL; this is encoded by the exons ATGGATCTCTCAGGATCTTTACCTCCACCTTCCCCCTACACCTTCCCGAACATCTCTatgccctcctcctctccttctatctctccctctccaagCCTGGTATCCACAGCTCTCTTCTGTTgcctcctttctctcctctccttgcTGGGCATCACAGGAAACCTGTACACTCTGGGCCTCCTCTTAAGacgaaggagaagaaggagaagacacAGAACAGGACCAGTTTGCTGCCCA GTGCTGAGCCTTGCTCTTGCTGATCTGCTTTACCTTTTTACCGCTCCCTTCATTGTTTACGACAGCCTGGCGTCTGGTTGGGCCTTCGGTGAGCTGGGCTGCCGCCTCCTTTTGAGCCTCGacctcctcaccatgcatgccTCCATTTTCACTCTGACCGCCATGAGTCTGGATCGTTACAGGGCTGTGGCCCATCCTCTGCACACCTCCTCCTCTAACTCCTCTGGCCTGCTCCGTGTAGGCCTGGCCTGGGGGCTCGCCGTGGCCCTTAGTCTGccaatgatgatcacattgcaCCTGGAGGATGGGGAGAACAAGGAGGGCCAGCTGTGTGTCCCAGCTTGGGATGAGCAGAGCTCCAAAGCCTACTTGAGTGTGCTGTTCTGCACCAGCATTCTTGGTCCTGGACTGGCCATTGGAGCCCTGTACGCTACACTAGGTCGGCTTTACTGGGTGTCCCAGACCAGACCAGCATGGGCAAATGGGAGCAGCAGTGCTTGTACTCCACGTGCACCGAAACCCAAGGTCTTGCTCCTCATCCTCGGTATTGTCCTGACATTCTGGGCCTGCTTCCTCCCATTCTGGATCTGGCAGCTGCTGCCACTCTACCAGCCAGACATTCTGAGGACAGTACCGGTAGGGACGCAGGTAACGGTCAATCGTATTCTCACTGGACTGACTTATGGAAACTCCTGTGTAAATCCTTTCTTTTACACGCTATTAACTGGAAAACAAAGACGCAACCGgcaaacattgacatcagcaaaacaGCTTTGCCGCAAGAGCAGTCCACTGTAG